The window TGATAAAGTATTTATAAGGGATGTCTTCCCAGCCTAACGCCCAGGGGATACCTCACAAGCTCCGAGTGACGAAAAGTAGCGATGGCTATTTAAGCTTAATCACAGAGACCGGAGAGCCGTATATATGTCCGGTCTGTGGAAACGACAAGTTCGTTTACAACTATGAGAGAGGAGAAATAGTATGTGTTGTGTGCGGCACCGTGATATCGGAGAACTTGGTGGATCTAGGCCCCGAATGGCGTGCCTTCACTAACGAGGAGAAGGGGCAGAGAGCCCGCACAGGCGCGCCCATCACGCGTCTGGTCTCGGAGGCCTTGACCACAGTTATAGACTGGAGGGATAAGGACGTGTCGGGCAAGGAGCTGGACCTTAAGCGGAAGTTAGAGGTCATAAGGTTGAGGAAGTGGCAGACGCGGGCCCGCGTGCAGACATCCTACGAGCGCAACTTCGTCCAGGCGGCGCAGGAGCTGGAGAGGCTCAAAAGCGCCATGGGCGTCCCGCGGCCCTGCGTAGAGCAGGCTCTGGAGATCTATAGACAAGCGTTGGAGAAAGAGCTGGTCAGAGGGCGCTCCGTCGAGGCCATGGCCGCCGCCGCGCTGTATATGGCGTGTAGGATGCTCAAGACGCCGAGACCTCTCGACGAGCTTATAAGATTCACGAAGGCCTCTAGAAGGGAGGTAGCCAGATGTTACAGATTGTTGCTACGCGAGCTTAACGTCAGGGTGCCCATAAGCGATCCGGTGCTCTACATATCTAGGGTGGCCGAACAGCTCAAGCTGACAGGAGATGTTGTAAAGACGGCGATCGACATAATAAATAAAGCCAAGAAAGCCGGGCTGACCGCGGGCAAAGATCCCGCGGGCCTCGCCGCGGCGGCGGTCTATATCGCCTCTCTGCTACACGGCGATAATAGGACCCAGAAGGACTTCGCAATAGCCGCCGGCGTGACTGAGGTCACAGTTAGGAATAGATATAAGGAGTTAGCTAAAGCGCTTGATATAAAGATACCAATCAAATGATTATAAAAAGCAACGATTTAATTACGGTAAAGCCAGCGGAAATGCCGCTTAGTAGCGGCCACGTAGTTATGTATCTGCACAAACGGGTGGCGGATATGTCGGTCAGCGAACTTTTCGAGCTGGCGAAAGACCTCAAGGAGCTGATAGCCAAGATGAAGCGCTCCTACAGACCCGAGGCCTACAACGTAGTGCTGTGGGACGACAAGATAGAGGTACTGCCCCGTTGGTGCGGCGACATGAGCTTCAACGCGTTCTACGGCCTCAAGACCACTCCCCAAACTCCTCAAATGATCTTTGAATCATATAGATGAATATTACAATAGATTTAATATTTTTTATTTTTATTTTCAGTATAGGATTATATGTAATTTATAAGATTGAATATGATATAAAGATTTTACGGATATTGAAGGCTTATCCCGTAGTTGCGAGGGTAAAGGGCGAGGGGTTAGTGGACTTCTCGAACCTCTCTGTAATGCTCAGAGACTACGACATAGAGTATTCGGTTGAGGGGCCTGTGGACGTCGAGAGGGTGGGCGAAGGGGTGTACAAGATAAGGGCGAGGTCGGGCGGGAGAGTAGTGTTCAGGATAGTGGCGTACGGGAATTTCGACGAGTACGCGGTGGAGAAGAGCGTGGAGGTTTTAGGCGGCTAAGAGGCGCGAAAGTCTAAACACCTCTACGTCCCACGCAACGGCGGCCAGATAAAATGCTATATATGGCGAAGTGTCTCCGGCGAACGCGCCGGCTATGCCGGCGAGCGACGATATGGCGAGCACGAGGCCCACGGAATCGACGAGCGCTATGAGGGGTATTATGACCACGTAGATCTCCGGCTCCCTCGCTATGGAGAGCGCCAGTGAGGCTATAGCGGTTACTACTATGCTTACGACGGCCACCGGGTCCATCAAAAGCGTGACGAAGTATATCGCCAGCACCACTACGAACCTATACACGGCCAGCGACGCCAGCAACCTCTGCACGTCGGAGAGATACGAGGTGGTATTTCAAACTTTTCAGCCCGGCTTTCGCCACTACGGGGGAAGACTTTATAAATTGGTTCTAATCGTGTGGCTATGGCTGACGCCATAGCGGCGACGCCGCCTAAGCCCCTCGTCAAGGAGCCGGCAACCATAAGTAGCGGCGGCGTGGCCAGATGGAAGGTGGGCAGAGGGTTTTCCGTCGGCGAGGTGAGGCAGGTGGGCTTGACCGTGGAGCAGGCCAGGCTGTTGGGCCTTTACGTGGATACGAGGCGTAAGTCTATCCACGACGTCAACGTGCAGGCGCTGAGGGAGTGGCTGGTCAAGGTGCTGGAGGGGCAGATGCCTCCTCCCGAGCCGAAGATGCCTGTCTCTGTCTCGATAAAGCCCAAGAGAGGACGCGCGTTTAGGGGCTTGACGTCGGCCGGAAGGAGGGCCAGAGGTCTATTGAGCACCAGATATAAGGAGACCCACGCGAGGAAGTGGAAGAAGAAGGCGGCCGAGAGGGCGGCTAAGAGGCGCCATGAGGCTACCAAGGGCTTGGGCAACCTAATGAGGATCTCGAAAATAATCCATAAGAAGTAGTTTACTTAAATCTACGTAAATTCTCTATTAACGTTTCTATTTCTAGATTTGTCACCGCTAGCGGAATATATTCCCGTTTACATATTTCCAAGGCCAGGCTATCCACCTCCTTGACGCCGTGTAGCACCATCACAGCAGGTTTCAGATTAACTACGGCCGACATAGCCTTCACGGCTATCACGGGAGATCTTCCGGTCGATACCTTTGTGAATATGGCCGCCCTTTGGGACGTCGTGCCGTAGAGGCGCAGATACTCGTTGGAGGGCACTTCCAAGACGAGCTTTATGCTGTCCACCAGGGTGTAGCCGTATATATCTACGGGCGGAGGCTCTATCAAGATCTCCGCATCTATTGCGTTTAAAAACTCCCTAATGGGCACGGGGGACGTGAAGTCCCGCATGTCGAGGACAGCGATCCAATACTTCTCCTTCAGTATCTGCCTCATCAGCAGATTGACGATGGGGCTGCCGCGCTCCAGATCCGCCTCTATGAGCGCCTGGACCAGCCTCTTCACGAACCTGGCGCCGGGGAACTTCCTACGGCCCGACTCGTAGTCGCTGATAACGCTCGGCGAGGTGTTCAGCCTTACGGCCAACGCAGTCTGCGTAAGGCCGAAGACCAGCCGCCACCTCTTTATCGCCTCGCCAGGGTTTTCCGACATTATTATATCGCCTGCTATATACATGGCGACATCCCTATACGGCTGAGTCATCGTAGGAAGGTACACATGGGAATATAATCATTTCTTTTTTGTAAACAGAAGGCGTGCCGTGCTTTGAGCAAGAAAAGCTAAATATCGCTGGTACTCCCCCCACGTGATCAACAAGGACGAGCTTTTGAGCAAGATACGTGAATTGAGCGCGTCGATGGATCAACTAGAGGGGCAGATAGCCGCTATCACTAAGGAGATTGAGGATAAACGAAATGCTCTGGGCGAGGTCAGGAGGAGTCTGGCGGAGGTCAGATCCCAAATAGACAATATAAGGGCTAAGTTCCAGAAGATCAGGGAGGATCTGGGCCAGCTACGGGCTAAGCGCCAGGAGATAATAGATTCCATACGTAAAGCCAAGTCGCAGATCTTAGAGATAAACGTGGAGATGCAGAAGCATAGGGAAAAGCTAGACGCGTATAGGAAAGCCCTCAGCGCCATTAACGAATACGTGGGGGGCAGGCCGCTGGACAAGGAGAAGATGAAGATGTTAGTGGAGAAGCTCGAGTACTATTTCGAGACCTCGCCGACGGATCCGGAGTGGGAGCGCCAGTTCATCAAGACGATATCCGAGATAGAGGAGGAGTTGAACTTGGCCGACTCCCTCGAGAAGTTGCGGTCTCACATACAGGAGATAAAAAACAAGCTGGATGAGCTGAAGAGGAGAAAGGACGAGATTAGGCAGAATATAGCCAACTTGGTGAATTCTCTAAATTCCGTAAAGGAGGAGATCGCGAAGCTCAAGAAGGAGAGGGAGGAGGCGTATAAACAGCTAACAGAGCTGAAGAAGAAGAGGGACGAGCTGAAGCAGATGAGGGACGACTTAAAGAAGGCCATCGTCGATCTAGCTATAAAGAGGAAGGAGCTTAGGGCCCGGTTAGCCCAGCTTAGGGATGAGCTGAACAAATACACCATACTGCTCAAGGCCGCCGATCTCTCGGAGAGGTACAAAACTGCCCTAGAGGCGCAGAACGCGAAGAAGGAAGGCCTGAGGGCCAAGGCCGAGGAGATATACCAGAAACTGCTAAGGGGCGAACGCCTCACCCACGAGGAGATGAAGATATTAGCGGAAGCCGGCTACCTCGCTGAGGAATAGTGAGGGTACTTGTTCTCTATGTCGATCGTGATGGGGACCTCAAACAAGCCGGAATCGCCACGCCGGTAGTAGGCAGAGACAACGTACTGCGCCTGGGCATACAGTACATCCTTAGGCATCCAGACGACTCGGACGCCAACGCGATATTTGCGGCGGTTAAGATCTACGACAGCCTCGAGGAGAAGCTGGGCAAGGGCAACGTGGAGGTGGCCGTGGTCTGCGGCTCTCCCGACGAGAGGATGGCCAACTTAGTCGTCCTCGACGAGCTTGGGCAAGTCCTCACGTCCTTCGACGCCGACGCCATATATTTCGTGTCGGACGGCCCCTCGGACGAAGCGGCCGTAATGGCGATCCAGACGCGCAGACCTGTGATATCGGTGGAGAGGGTTATAGTGAAGCAGTCTAGATCCGTCGAGGAGACCGTGTCCCTAATAAGGTATTACTTAACTAAGGCGGTGAGGGAGCCCGAGTATAGGAGATACACCGTCGGAATTCCCTCATTCCTTCTATTCCTATACGCTCTCTCAATATTTATAAATATTCAAATAATTTCATATATTTTAGAACTTGGTGTACTATTTCTATTATTTTTATTAATGATGTATGGATTCGGTGTATATGATTTTCTGAAGACTATACTTAGGAAATACGAGGTCACCTTCGCGGTCTCCGTGGTATCTCTCTTCGCAGTGACGGTATATTTCATACTAGCCCTCTCGGGGTATCTCGGGATAAGGGTGCCTCAGAGCCTATCTATACAATACAACGGCCTAGTGCCCGCCGTTGTCCTCGTAGTGCCGATAGTCAGCTACGCCATCGAGGGCTTCTTGAGGACTCAACGCATCTCGCGGAGCGTGTTTATACTAGCGGCGTTGGTGTTTTCGTTCTTCTACTTCATCATGCCTCCAATCGTTGGGGCGGTCGGGGGATCTCTCGACGTAAGGCTCTTCTTCGAGGGGGTCTTGCTATTCTCAGCAACTACGATCTTGGGAATAATAATAGCGTTGGTGTTATCGCGTGCGTTGCCGTCTGTCATTAAATAAGCGATATCCTTGCCTGTCTAGGGAGGAGCTAGCCTCGTTGGCTAAGTCCCACGGCTGCAATATCCTCGAGGAGGATTCCGTGGTGGTATTGGACTGCCCCGATTGCGCTGTGGCCAAGAGAGCCGCGTTTGCCAGACCCCTTGAGGCGTCTAGAGATAAGCCAGTGCAAATACAGAAGAGGAGTACGGTGACCATGGACGCCTTCACGGCGCGATTATTGGCAAATCTGGCAATGTCTAGGAAGCTGTCGAAGGTTCTGGAACCCTTCATAGGATCAGGCGCGGTGGCCGCTGAGGCCGAAAGATACGGAGCCTACGTGGTCGGCGTCGACATAGACGCCGATATGCTGAGGAGAGCCGCGGCCAACACGTCGGCGGATCTCGTACAAGCCGACTCGCGCATGTTACCGTTCAGAAAGGCGTTTGACGCGGCCGTGGGGGATGCCCCGTACGGTAGGATGTCGGTGGTCGAAGGAGACGTCGAGGGCCTCATAAGGCAGTTTCTAGACGAGGCGATGTGTGTGGTGAGGGGCCGCATAGTATTGGCCATACCCATATATTTCGACGTGCCTCATCTCCGTAGCTGTGCTATGTACGTCCACGGAGGCCTATACAGGGTTATAATAGTGGCTCAATCGGGCGGCGGCCCCTCGTAGAAGATCCGCCCCTTGTAGGTCCGCGGCGCTATCCAGTCGAGGAAACCCCTGACGTCAGACGTCTCGACCGAGAAGACTATGGGGCCCAGGGGGGACTCGTTGGGCTCCGTGGCGAAGGAGACGACGCCGACGTATGCGGCTTGTTTATGTAGGTTGAAGACGATCCTCCCCTCGCCTGCTATGGACCTGGAGAGCACCGAACGCGCCGAGTCTTGAATGCCCTGGCGCCATATGGCCTCCTTGAGCTTCAGGAGGGATCTATAGCTATGTCCTCTGGCCACTAACAACGTCGTGTCGCCCTCGCGCCTCACCTCGACCTCGTCCGGCTCGAAGACGTTAAGGACAGCGCGTCTAACCTTCTCGGGATCCTCCGTGGGCCTTATCTCGGCTATGACCTCCACCTTCATAACCTCCTCACTATTGCGTCCACCTCCGCATCGAGCTCCTCGATGCTTTTGTCCTCGTTCACGATTATCGCGTCGGCTCTCATGAGCAACGCGGTCACCCCGAGCTTCATCTCCCTGTAGTCGCGCATAGCGAATTGGGCGTACGTGGCTGGGTCGTCCTCTCTCCCTCTAGAGGCGAGCCGCCTCAAGCGAGTCTGCCGAGAGGCCGCGACGTAGACGAGGAACAGACGTCCGAGGATCTCTTCCAACGCCTCGGCCTCCTCGGGGCTTCTCAAACCATCTATCACTACCCTATCGTCTCTCCCTAAGCCGAGCCCCCGCACGACTGCCCTCATGCCGCCCTCGAGCCTTATCAACACAGCCGCCTCGTCGGGAGTCACGCCCCTCTTTTCGGCGTAGCTCCTTATGATGTCGCCCATGGTGTACGGCTTAAAGCCGCGTTTGACGAATAACGATGTAATTAATGTCTTCCCGCTTCCCGGCAGGCCGGCTATGCCGACCGCTACCACCGCCCCAGCCTCTGGGCCAATATTAAAAGTTCTCCGTAGTCCGCCTCCGCCTTAAAGCCTTGAGGAGACATATGGGTCGGCGCGGCGTGTATACCATATTCGCCAAGCCGCCGCACCAGCTCCGACACGCCTATCTTCAGATCGCCCAGCTCGTGCGTTAAATAATACCAAGGCCTCGACACGGAGTACTCGAGAGCCAAAGTACTCAACAACCGCCTGGCCCCCTCCTCCTCGGCCCTATCGGCCAGCTCAGATACAAAGGCCGCGTCGCCGAGCTCCCCAACCCAAAGCGGCCCGATAGACGACGGCTTCCCGGTCCTTGAGACGAGTCTATACCCCCTCCGGATCTCTAGGTAGGCCAGCCTACGGAGCGAGTCGGAGGCATCCCTGGCGCCCCTCACGACCTTGCCGCAGAACCTAAAGTAGTGCCTCTCCCAGTACGCTATCAGAGGCTCGAGAGCGAAGTCGTTGGCCGCCGCGGCTCTCGCCAGAAAGCTCAACAACGCTCTGAGGCCCACCTCGACGTAGAACGGCGTCTTGGAAAGCCTTACGCCATACCTCCTCAACGCCTTTTCCCTATAGTTGCCCACGAGCACCGCCGTATCGGTGGCGGTGGCGCAGAGAAGCCCGCCGTCCCTAATCGCCTGGAAGGCGGACTCCACGAACGGCGCGGGGGAACCGAAAGGGTCTAGGTCAACCACGTCGCATTCGCCCCTCAGCCGCCTCAACAATATCGAGGCGTCTTCGTTGTATACCTCGGCCGACACGCCGTTGAGCTCTAGGTTCTTCCTTATCACCTCCACGGCGGCCTTAGATATGTCGTTGAGCACGAGCCTGCCGACGGCGTTTGTCTCCAAGGCGTATCTTATCCCGCGTATGCCGGTGGCGCTGAGGGGTTCGCATACGTCTAGCTTCCTGCCCTCGATGCGGGAAAAAGCATCGAGCACGAGGATCGATATATACCTATTCCTAGCCATATATCTGTTGTAGAACACAGGGGCGTTGGCCGGATCTGCATATTTGGCCGGATCAGGCGCCCAGAACCTGGCTTTCCCCTCCTCGAGGAGGACGAAGCTCACCCCCTCACGACCTCGGCGCCGAATATGCTGGCGAGGGCTTCCGCCTTCTCGCGCCTCTCCTCGCTTTTCACTATGAATATAGGCCGCTCGTCGTAGGCTATCCCGTTGGGATGAGACTGCTCCAGCTTGTAGGCGTTGGCGCCTATGGCTCTGCTCGCCTTGTCTATAGAATCTGCCTTAATCGAAGTGAATAGATCTATCCGCTTGAATATGTCCGTCCCGAAAAACCTAGCCAACGTGGTTGCGGCCTCCTCGGGGACTCCCATGTCCCCCCGCTCATATCTATACACGGTCTCCCTGGACACCGACAACATCTCAGATAAGGCGCTCAGACTGAGGCCGGCCTCCTCCCTACGCTCCCGCAAGGCCTCGCCGTCAACGAGGGCGTAGCGCCTCCCTCTGATCTGGAGGAACATGGGCATATCGCCTCTGAACGCCTTGGCGAGAGTGGCTAGGGACACGAAGTTGACGTTGTCGCGCCTATAGACGACTCCCTCCCTCAACACGCTGCCTCTAGCTGAGGAGGCGACGCCGAGGGCGGGGACGTCGAGGAGCTCGGAGAGTAGCTTAACGTCGCGAAGGGCTCCGGTGGGGACCTCGTCGGCGTTGGGGGCCACCTTGAGCAATATCTTCTTCCCCTCGTGCTCCACGACCATGGTGTAGGCATATGGCCTAGAGACGTCTATGAATAGATCTACTCCGTGTTGCCTCACTATGCTTAAGGTAGCGCTGAGCAGCTTCTCCTGCACTGTGATAAGTTAGATGTGAAAATATATAAGGCTTAAAGGCGTATTATCGCGGTGGGGAGTACCCGGCAAGCCTGATCCCTGATGATCCATTCATGGGCCGAGAAAGCTATTTATCCGAGGGCCTTCCCTCAACTACGTGAGGCGCGTGAGGCTTAGCAATAAGGAGATTAAGGAGCTCGTCGCCAGCTTGGGCAGAGCCGGCGAGCTCATCAGAGATGCTGACGCGGTAGAGGTTGTGGAGATCGAGGGGGGACGCGCCATCTATGTAGCGGATTCACAGCCGGCGCTCTTGAAGACCCAGATCGCCAACATCGGCGAGATCTTTCTGCCTACGCTTTACTTAATACACAAAACTCCGCTGGGCCAGAAGGCGCTCTCGCTGTACCCGTTAGTTCTAGTCGACGCAGGAGCCGTAAAACACATACTAAACGGCGCAGACGTCATGAGGCCGGGGATAAGATCCATCGAGGGCGATTTCAGCAAGGGCGACCCCGTCTTGGTATCCGACGAGAAGAGGAGGGCTATAGCGGTAGGCGTCGCCCTATATCCGCGGGGCGAGCTAGAGGCCATGGATCGCGGCAAGGTGATCTACAACGCCCACTACCTCGGCGATAAGGTGTGGAAGCTATCGCTTGAGCTGGCCGAGAAGAGATGACAACAGTTCGTTGAAGGCCAAGTCGTCGCGCCGCTCGGCATATCTCCTAAGGGCCTCCAGGGGCGGCGTGAGGCCCAACGCCCGCAACAAGTTTGCGGCCTGGGTTACGTTCTGCGCCCCGGGCCGCGCCGACTCGAAGTCGAGGATGACAGCCCTCCCGCCTCTGGCGACTAGCACGTGTTTCCCCGGCCTGGAGAGCTCGCCGTGAGAGATCCCCGCCAGATCCAGAGCCCGCGCCTGTCTGAGCAGATCGGCCACGAACCTGGCCCTCTCCTCGGCCCCAGCGGCTCTCCACCAATCCGCGACGGGCGTGCCCTCCACGTACTCCATAACCAACACGTCTCTAGTGTATGCGTAGAGCCTGGGGCCTACGCCGACCCCGTTGGCGATCTGGAGATAGCGGGCCTCGTCGAGCAGATGCGGCCTCTGGGCATCCCCCCTCCTAATTTTACACGCATATATGTCGCCGTGCCTGGATCTACAGAAGACGACGACTCCGTTATTGCCCTTGCCTAGAAGGCGCGTAGGTCCCCACACAACATCGCCGCCCGGCTCCACCCTTACGCCTAGAGAGGACAGTTGCCTTGCTACCTCCGCCAAGTGGGCCAGATCGCCGCCTATAGCTAACGCGAGAGCCTCCCTCAACTTCATATATACATGATCCGTATCGGTATATGAGCACTAAGAGGGATCTCGTGGTGAAGAGGATCGCCGAACTTGTGAGGGCCGGCGCCACTTTGACGTCGTATACATGTCCGGCGTGCGGCACGGTGCTCGTCAAGCTAAAGACCGGCGAATACTACTGCGCCAACTGCGAGAGGACTGTCGTGGTCGTCAAGTCGGAGGAGGAGGCCCAGAAGGTCTCGGAGCTCTACAGCCTGAAGGAGGTTAGGCAGATAGTCTTCAACAAGATACTGTCGCTGGGCAGAGAGATAGGCGGGCTCGACGGCGAGGAGCTCTACGACAGGTTGAGGACTCTTTCCATTCTGCTTGATATATACGAGAAGTTGAGCAAGATGAGCGGCTCCTGATCAGCGCTGCATACCCTCGTCACCTGTAGGGAGCGGTGATCCTCATCACGTTAAAAAGGCGGATCCCGGTATATATGTGATGACGTGGTCCTATTGCGAGGGATGAGCGGACCCCTACCCATCTGATAAAAAGGTTATATAGATGAGAAAAGCCATTTATATGCGGGCGGCTAGGTTCTATGGGCCTGGAAAGCCTCTGGCGATCGAGGAAGTGCCCAGGCCCAGCCCGGGGCCCGGCGAGGTGCTCGTCAGGGTAAAAGCCGCCGGCGTCTGCCACACCGAACTGCATTTCCTAGACGGCATACTCAATCTAGGAGTTATGCCAATAACGTTGGGCCACGAGATAGCTGGAGTCGTGGAGGAGGTAGGCCCGGGCGTCGACGACCCCAAGCCGGGCGATAGGGTGATTGTGTATTACTATGTCGGGTGCGGCAGATGTAGGCACTGCCTGAGAGGCGAGGAGAATCTCTGCGAGAACCCCAAGGCCGAGTACGGATTCATAACCGACGGCGGGTACGCCGAGTACGTGAAGGTGCCTGCGAGGAACGCCGTGAAGCTCCCCGACAATATCCCCTTCGAGCAGGCCGCGCCTATAGGGTGTAGCGTCACGACGGCCATACACGCCACCAAGAGGGCGAGGCCGGAGATGGGCGAGTACGTGGCAGTCTACGGCGTAGGGGCCGTGGGCTTCGCATTGATACAGTACAACAAGCTTATCGGCGCGAAGGTAATAGCCATAGGCAGATCCGAGAGGAAGCTTGCGCTGGCTCGGGAGCTGGGCGCCGATTACGTCATAAACGCCAGGTCCGAGGACGTGGTGAGGAAGGCCCTGGAGATAACTGGCGGGCGCGGCGTCGACGTGGTGTACGAGCTGGTGGGCGTTAAGGAGACCATGGATAATTCCCTCAAGATGTTGGCCAAGAGAGGGCGCCTGGTCCTGATAGGCTATTGGCGCGACAAGCTGGAGGCCAACCCGCTGGATCTAGTGGTGAAGGAGGCCGTAATAACGGCGTCGGTGGGGAATACGCTGGAGGAGCTTATTGAGGCGGTGCGCCTGGTCTCTGAGGGCAAGATAAAGGTGGTCGTCGATAGGGTCGTCGGGCTCAGCAAGATAAACGAGGAGCTCGAAAGGCTTAGGAGAGGCGAGGTCGTGGGCAGGGTCGTTATCAACCCCGAGGCGCCTTGAAGTATATCTCGAAGGAGAACTCGGCGGCCTCGCCCGGGCCCAATATCTTCAGCCCCATGCCGTTGTGGTAGGCATCGGGCGCCCCCGACATCGGCTCGACCGCGACTGCCCCCTCTACGCCCGTGTATACCTGTATATACGGCATATTCCGTCTGCGCATCTCGACTACGGAATACGGCGACTCGAGAATCACGGGATCGCCCTCGACGAGGAAACAGTCGTCGTAGTCGCCCTCCACCCCGAAACTGTGCGGGACGAGCTCGCCGGTGGGTATCTTGCCTACAGCAACACATCTAAGCGGGTTCTCCGCCCTCAATCTCCACGGGCGCGACACGACGAAGTACGGATGTGCGCCCACGACCAGAGGCGCCCTCCTCCGGCCCGCGTTAACGATGCTTAACGAGACTGAGAGGGAGTTCTCGGACAGCTCGTAGCGGACTGCGCATGAGAGGGTCGAGGGGTAGCCCGGATGGGAGAGCTCCAGCTGGAATTCGGCAAAGTCGTCGCCGCGTTCAGCCAAGGCCCAGTCCATGGACATGGCCAGGCCGTGTATCGCGTGGCCCTCGGCGCTTTTGGGCAATTCGTAGAAGACCCCGTCCAGCTCGTAGACGCCGTCCTTGACCCTGTTGGCGAAGGGTATGAGCAACGCCATACCGCCCCTCGTCTGGCTATCGACCGAGCCGGGAAGCACTATATCCCTACCGCCTTGTCTGAGCGAGGACAGGTACGCGCCCCTCGCGTGGAGGACGGCCACGGTCTGGCCCGACCTGAGCGTTATCACAAAAATATAAGAGGGGATATATTTTCATGCTCAAGAGGGAGCTCATAAGATTGCTGGAGGAGGACGCCGAGTTTAGAGACATTGCGAGGGCCAAGCTGGGCATCGCCGAGCTGGCGCAGACCCTCCAGAGGCTGGCGCAGGCCCTAGAAAACCTCGCGGCCGAGATAAGAGAACAGAACGTCTCGACGAGGGCGCTGGCCGAGGCTTGTCGGAGTAGCTCCTCGGATATAGCCGCGCTGAAGTCGTTGGCGGAGAGGGAAGTCGAGGCGATAGGGGCGCTCGCGCGGACCGTGGAGCAGATCGCCGAGAGGCTCGAGAAAAGGCAGACGGAGTCGACCGACGCGCTCAGCGCGAGGATAGTCGAGGTGGCGGAGGCCGTGAGGAAGCTCGACGAGACGTTACGCAAGCTGGTCGCGGCGATTTAACGAAGAGGAAGCCCTCCTGCCAGCACGCCGGTTTCCCGGGCCCTCGCGGAGCCCAGTACTCCCGAGCGCGGCGCCGGCCTTAGCTTCCGGGATCTGGCGAGTCCGGGCGTAGCACCGGCGCCTATGGCCGGCTCAGAGGGCATCCGCTATACAAGCTTGGCTTTTTAAGCATTTTGCCGCCGAGAGAATACGCTGAATTTACGGCGCCATGGCCTCTTCCATGTATCGCGAGCGGGCGACCTAAACCCTCTAGCGTACTTTATTACAATATTGTTGTCTATTTAAATGATTTTTGTTTCGTTTCTACTTAGACTTTCTTTAATTAATGTATATAATTCATCCCAGTGCTTATAGGCATTATCCTCGATAAAATACACATCGCCGTACCTCATGCCGAGCCTTTTAACTAAGCCGTTTTTCTCCAGCAAGCTTAGGTGATACTTAACGGTTTTATAGTCTATACCTAATTCTTTTGATATTTGATTTATATTAGTTGGCCTTTCTTTTAATAGCATTAATATCTTAGATCTCATATAACCGCCTTTAGATTCTACGAGTAGCCATCTGATTCTGGCATACATAGGACACGTGTTGGCTAACCTATCGGTTGCGTCGTTGCTGCTAGAAGCGCCTACAGTTAGCAACATTAATAGGCGGAATATATCGGCGGTACTGCCTAAAGCCGTATGCATGGGACAAAAGATATACCCGCTATAAAATCTTCTCTCTTCCGTAGCCTCCCCCGCCCGGCGTCTCTATAACCACCTCGTCGCCCTCAGCGAGCTCGACCGTCTCGCTACCTATTGTCGCGGCCTCGCCGTTGCGT of the Thermoproteus uzoniensis 768-20 genome contains:
- a CDS encoding AAA family ATPase translates to MVAVGIAGLPGSGKTLITSLFVKRGFKPYTMGDIIRSYAEKRGVTPDEAAVLIRLEGGMRAVVRGLGLGRDDRVVIDGLRSPEEAEALEEILGRLFLVYVAASRQTRLRRLASRGREDDPATYAQFAMRDYREMKLGVTALLMRADAIIVNEDKSIEELDAEVDAIVRRL
- a CDS encoding tRNA (guanine(26)-N(2))-dimethyltransferase, whose product is MSFVLLEEGKARFWAPDPAKYADPANAPVFYNRYMARNRYISILVLDAFSRIEGRKLDVCEPLSATGIRGIRYALETNAVGRLVLNDISKAAVEVIRKNLELNGVSAEVYNEDASILLRRLRGECDVVDLDPFGSPAPFVESAFQAIRDGGLLCATATDTAVLVGNYREKALRRYGVRLSKTPFYVEVGLRALLSFLARAAAANDFALEPLIAYWERHYFRFCGKVVRGARDASDSLRRLAYLEIRRGYRLVSRTGKPSSIGPLWVGELGDAAFVSELADRAEEEGARRLLSTLALEYSVSRPWYYLTHELGDLKIGVSELVRRLGEYGIHAAPTHMSPQGFKAEADYGELLILAQRLGRW
- a CDS encoding helix-turn-helix domain-containing protein: MQEKLLSATLSIVRQHGVDLFIDVSRPYAYTMVVEHEGKKILLKVAPNADEVPTGALRDVKLLSELLDVPALGVASSARGSVLREGVVYRRDNVNFVSLATLAKAFRGDMPMFLQIRGRRYALVDGEALRERREEAGLSLSALSEMLSVSRETVYRYERGDMGVPEEAATTLARFFGTDIFKRIDLFTSIKADSIDKASRAIGANAYKLEQSHPNGIAYDERPIFIVKSEERREKAEALASIFGAEVVRG
- a CDS encoding DUF1947 domain-containing protein, producing the protein MRRVRLSNKEIKELVASLGRAGELIRDADAVEVVEIEGGRAIYVADSQPALLKTQIANIGEIFLPTLYLIHKTPLGQKALSLYPLVLVDAGAVKHILNGADVMRPGIRSIEGDFSKGDPVLVSDEKRRAIAVGVALYPRGELEAMDRGKVIYNAHYLGDKVWKLSLELAEKR
- a CDS encoding RIO1 family regulatory kinase/ATPase yields the protein MKLREALALAIGGDLAHLAEVARQLSSLGVRVEPGGDVVWGPTRLLGKGNNGVVVFCRSRHGDIYACKIRRGDAQRPHLLDEARYLQIANGVGVGPRLYAYTRDVLVMEYVEGTPVADWWRAAGAEERARFVADLLRQARALDLAGISHGELSRPGKHVLVARGGRAVILDFESARPGAQNVTQAANLLRALGLTPPLEALRRYAERRDDLAFNELLSSLLGQLKR
- a CDS encoding Sjogren's syndrome/scleroderma autoantigen 1 family protein, which translates into the protein MSTKRDLVVKRIAELVRAGATLTSYTCPACGTVLVKLKTGEYYCANCERTVVVVKSEEEAQKVSELYSLKEVRQIVFNKILSLGREIGGLDGEELYDRLRTLSILLDIYEKLSKMSGS
- a CDS encoding alcohol dehydrogenase catalytic domain-containing protein, with protein sequence MRAARFYGPGKPLAIEEVPRPSPGPGEVLVRVKAAGVCHTELHFLDGILNLGVMPITLGHEIAGVVEEVGPGVDDPKPGDRVIVYYYVGCGRCRHCLRGEENLCENPKAEYGFITDGGYAEYVKVPARNAVKLPDNIPFEQAAPIGCSVTTAIHATKRARPEMGEYVAVYGVGAVGFALIQYNKLIGAKVIAIGRSERKLALARELGADYVINARSEDVVRKALEITGGRGVDVVYELVGVKETMDNSLKMLAKRGRLVLIGYWRDKLEANPLDLVVKEAVITASVGNTLEELIEAVRLVSEGKIKVVVDRVVGLSKINEELERLRRGEVVGRVVINPEAP
- a CDS encoding aldose 1-epimerase, with protein sequence MITLRSGQTVAVLHARGAYLSSLRQGGRDIVLPGSVDSQTRGGMALLIPFANRVKDGVYELDGVFYELPKSAEGHAIHGLAMSMDWALAERGDDFAEFQLELSHPGYPSTLSCAVRYELSENSLSVSLSIVNAGRRRAPLVVGAHPYFVVSRPWRLRAENPLRCVAVGKIPTGELVPHSFGVEGDYDDCFLVEGDPVILESPYSVVEMRRRNMPYIQVYTGVEGAVAVEPMSGAPDAYHNGMGLKILGPGEAAEFSFEIYFKAPRG